Proteins encoded in a region of the Candidatus Methylomirabilota bacterium genome:
- a CDS encoding two-component system response regulator → MNRRSLAILMVEDNPMDVELTLRALRKHKVSNPMTVARDGEEALDYVHRRGRFAAHAPIPSLILLDIRLPKRDGIEVLREIKGHPVYRTVPVVMLTTSQEEADVRTSYELGANSYIVKPVDFDKFLEVVRQIDLYWLLTNLPPVAAARLRDLSAPGELDSTTAGSDALQEPLSQEDA, encoded by the coding sequence ATGAACAGACGGTCGCTGGCGATCCTGATGGTGGAAGACAACCCGATGGATGTGGAGCTGACGCTGCGGGCGCTGCGGAAGCACAAGGTCTCCAACCCGATGACGGTGGCCCGGGACGGCGAGGAGGCGCTCGACTACGTCCATCGGCGGGGGCGGTTCGCCGCCCACGCCCCGATCCCATCGCTCATCCTGCTGGACATACGGCTTCCCAAGCGGGACGGGATCGAGGTCCTCCGGGAGATCAAGGGACACCCCGTCTATCGTACGGTTCCCGTCGTCATGCTGACCACTTCGCAGGAGGAGGCGGACGTCCGGACCAGTTACGAGCTGGGCGCCAATTCATATATCGTCAAGCCGGTGGACTTCGACAAGTTTCTGGAGGTCGTTCGACAGATCGACCTCTACTGGCTGCTGACGAACCTACCTCCGGTAGCGGCTGCGCGCCTGCGAGACCTGTCCGCGCCGGGCGAGCTCGATTCGACCACGGCCGGGTCCGACGCGCTGCAGGAGCCATTGTCACAGGAGGATGCCTGA
- the ygbF gene encoding tol-pal system protein YbgF, translating into MRRYYLSAAAALGMLTVGCEGDLPLRMVQQDVDAMRGEVAAVAGTRQHMEDRLRRIEDRLEKSERTRAVLEEKLGRAEAELKSQSAKTVQERQAFLQSQAALTVKLDELATSVRLSQGQTEGTGHGITEANRRVDELGRRLDQIGQRLAGSDKQTGQAVAAAQEAAAVARQASAASQQTAQQVTAALQQMAQQTNAAIEQINATAQLALTEARKTGKGKPITGPGSSRAAPRPVAPAVASITTPPPISPTPATQAPVPETAPAVSAGRTTEPALPPAQTTKPAPRVGSADELYRNALNDYAKGEYDLAISGFRNHLEIYPNSSLAPNARYWLGESYYSQKAYDQAIREFALLVKQHPDNPKVASAMLKQGLAYLEIGDKSKARTVLDNLLKQYPKSQEARRAKERLSQVK; encoded by the coding sequence ATGAGACGGTATTACTTATCGGCGGCGGCAGCCCTCGGGATGTTAACGGTAGGATGTGAGGGCGACCTGCCGCTGCGGATGGTGCAGCAGGATGTGGACGCCATGCGGGGCGAGGTGGCGGCTGTCGCGGGAACCCGGCAGCACATGGAGGACCGCCTGCGGAGGATCGAGGACCGTCTGGAGAAGAGCGAACGGACCAGGGCGGTCCTGGAGGAAAAGCTGGGGAGGGCGGAGGCGGAGCTCAAGAGCCAATCAGCGAAGACGGTCCAGGAACGACAGGCGTTCCTTCAGTCTCAGGCCGCGCTCACGGTCAAGTTGGATGAATTGGCTACCAGTGTCCGCCTGTCCCAGGGGCAGACGGAAGGGACCGGTCATGGCATCACGGAGGCCAACCGACGGGTCGATGAGCTGGGGCGTCGTCTTGATCAGATCGGACAACGGCTGGCCGGATCGGATAAGCAGACCGGTCAGGCGGTCGCGGCTGCGCAGGAGGCGGCGGCCGTAGCCCGCCAGGCGTCGGCCGCGTCCCAGCAGACCGCTCAACAGGTGACGGCGGCGCTTCAGCAGATGGCCCAGCAGACCAACGCCGCGATCGAACAGATCAATGCGACCGCACAGCTCGCCCTGACCGAGGCCAGAAAAACAGGAAAGGGCAAACCGATCACCGGTCCTGGTTCGTCCCGCGCGGCGCCCCGGCCGGTGGCCCCCGCGGTGGCCTCGATCACGACGCCCCCCCCGATTTCGCCGACGCCCGCGACCCAGGCGCCGGTTCCGGAGACCGCACCGGCTGTGTCTGCCGGACGGACGACCGAACCGGCTCTACCTCCGGCCCAGACGACGAAACCGGCGCCAAGGGTTGGGAGCGCGGATGAGCTGTATCGGAATGCCCTGAACGATTACGCGAAGGGCGAGTACGATCTGGCGATCAGCGGCTTTCGAAATCATCTCGAGATCTACCCCAACTCCAGTCTCGCCCCGAATGCCCGCTACTGGCTTGGCGAGTCGTATTACAGTCAGAAGGCCTACGATCAGGCGATCAGGGAGTTTGCGCTGCTCGTCAAGCAACATCCGGATAATCCGAAGGTTGCGAGCGCCATGCTGAAGCAGGGGCTGGCCTATCTGGAGATCGGGGACAAATCCAAGGCGCGGACGGTCCTCGACAACCTGCTGAAGCAGTACCCCAAGTCGCAGGAGGCGAGACGGGCGAAGGAGCGGCTGAGCCAGGTCAAATGA
- the glk gene encoding glucokinase — protein MILAGDIGGTKTVIGLFEQVGKRLRLVREETFPSRQYRTFDEILGRFLEPGSCPSIHAACFGVAGPVIDGTSHPTNLPWELDERRLARALHIPRVKLLNDLETMGYGMLHLEPTDLSLLQPGLPRKGNLAVIAAGTGLGEAILYWDGTRHHPMATEGGHADFAPRNDLEMGLLRYLQQDYGHVSYERLLSGPGLFNIYRFLRDSGVSSEPEWLRERLTTGDPSAAISEIGLAGSDPLCTNALELFVSIYGAEAGNLALKAFAVGGVYIGGGIAPKILVGARGHAPLRNTFARTFTDKGRFTDLLRSIEITVALNPRAPVIGAAHYALRLLGT, from the coding sequence ATGATCCTGGCCGGCGACATCGGGGGCACCAAGACCGTCATCGGCCTGTTTGAACAGGTCGGGAAGCGGCTACGCCTCGTCCGCGAAGAGACGTTCCCCAGTCGACAATACCGCACCTTCGACGAGATCCTCGGTCGATTCCTGGAACCCGGGTCCTGTCCGTCCATTCACGCCGCCTGTTTCGGCGTCGCCGGACCGGTGATCGACGGCACAAGTCACCCGACAAATCTCCCCTGGGAACTGGACGAACGCAGACTGGCCAGGGCCCTTCATATTCCGCGGGTGAAGCTGCTGAACGATCTGGAGACCATGGGCTATGGGATGCTCCATCTCGAGCCGACCGATCTCTCTCTGCTTCAGCCGGGCCTGCCGCGCAAAGGGAACCTTGCCGTCATCGCGGCCGGAACAGGTCTGGGAGAGGCGATCCTCTATTGGGATGGGACGCGTCATCACCCAATGGCCACCGAGGGAGGCCACGCCGACTTCGCCCCGCGCAACGATCTCGAAATGGGCCTGCTGCGCTATCTCCAGCAAGACTACGGCCACGTCAGTTACGAGCGTCTGCTGTCCGGACCAGGGCTCTTCAATATCTATCGGTTCCTGCGAGATAGCGGCGTCTCGTCGGAGCCCGAGTGGCTGCGTGAGCGGCTTACAACCGGCGATCCCAGCGCGGCGATCTCTGAGATCGGACTGGCAGGGAGCGACCCGCTCTGCACGAACGCGCTCGAACTGTTCGTCTCAATCTATGGCGCAGAGGCGGGCAATCTGGCCCTGAAGGCGTTCGCCGTCGGCGGGGTCTACATCGGAGGGGGAATCGCACCGAAGATCCTGGTAGGGGCGCGTGGCCACGCGCCCCTCCGCAACACGTTCGCACGCACGTTCACCGACAAGGGACGCTTCACCGATCTGCTTCGATCCATCGAAATCACGGTCGCGCTCAACCCCCGCGCGCCCGTGATCGGCGCCGCCCACTACGCCCTCCGGCTATTAGGAACGTGA
- the pal gene encoding peptidoglycan-associated lipoprotein Pal, translated as MEMRWTQRIGVGSTITLALMATLLAGCPKRPEVVETVPRPAAPAEMSTPAPKVATPEEKSPTEVAVQTPEAKLPSETGAAPEARIAEAEIRPDAAAEAAATALKDIYFDYDQSAIRDDSRKLMNENVEWLRNNPAAKLTIEGHCDERGSSEYNLALGERRARATRDYLVAAGIATNRINTISYGKERPFVLGHDESAWRWNRRAHFTVGVK; from the coding sequence ATGGAGATGAGATGGACGCAGCGGATAGGGGTCGGTTCCACCATAACATTGGCGCTGATGGCAACGTTGCTGGCCGGTTGTCCGAAACGGCCGGAAGTGGTCGAAACGGTTCCGAGGCCGGCAGCGCCGGCTGAGATGAGTACGCCGGCGCCAAAAGTGGCTACCCCAGAGGAGAAGTCCCCCACTGAGGTTGCGGTCCAGACGCCGGAGGCCAAGCTGCCCTCCGAGACCGGTGCGGCGCCAGAGGCGAGAATCGCCGAGGCGGAGATCAGACCGGATGCGGCCGCCGAGGCGGCGGCGACGGCGCTGAAAGACATCTATTTCGACTACGATCAGTCCGCCATTCGAGACGATTCGCGGAAGCTGATGAATGAGAATGTCGAATGGCTCAGGAACAACCCTGCGGCCAAGTTGACCATCGAAGGTCACTGCGACGAGCGTGGCTCCAGCGAGTATAACCTTGCGCTGGGCGAACGACGCGCCAGGGCTACGCGAGACTACCTGGTTGCCGCCGGGATCGCGACAAATCGGATCAATACGATCAGCTATGGCAAGGAGCGACCCTTTGTGCTCGGGCACGACGAATCCGCCTGGAGGTGGAATCGGCGGGCGCACTTTACCGTCGGCGTAAAATGA
- a CDS encoding YihA family ribosome biogenesis GTP-binding protein, whose translation MIIRTAEFVRSVSSLIQLPREPRAEIAVVGRSNVGKSSLINCLLRRRGLARVSAVPGRTQLLNFFLINRDFYLVDLPGYGYAKAPDAIRRTWGPLIEGYLAARRSLRAVVVLLDARQGVTERDLQMRRLLDELSLEWIPVLTKIDKLRRSARGAQIAAAAQALGVVDARIIPFSARSEEGRDALLAVLDGRTHSRSSEGFGVRDSALTPPAGPARLETAAAGRGRSTVRSGMYEECG comes from the coding sequence GTGATTATCAGGACCGCCGAGTTCGTCAGAAGCGTATCGTCGCTTATTCAGCTCCCGCGTGAACCGCGAGCGGAGATCGCGGTGGTGGGCCGTTCCAATGTCGGGAAGTCGTCGCTGATCAACTGTCTGCTGCGGCGCCGTGGATTAGCCCGCGTCAGCGCCGTGCCGGGAAGGACACAGTTGCTCAATTTCTTTCTGATCAACCGGGACTTCTACCTGGTCGATCTGCCCGGCTACGGTTACGCGAAGGCGCCCGACGCCATTCGACGGACGTGGGGACCCCTGATCGAGGGCTATCTCGCCGCGCGTCGCAGCCTCAGGGCCGTGGTGGTGCTGCTCGACGCGCGCCAGGGAGTGACGGAGCGGGATCTGCAGATGAGGCGTCTGTTGGACGAGCTGTCGCTGGAGTGGATCCCCGTGCTGACCAAGATCGATAAGCTGCGGCGCAGCGCCCGTGGTGCGCAGATCGCTGCCGCGGCCCAGGCCTTGGGCGTGGTCGACGCCCGCATCATCCCGTTTTCTGCGCGGTCCGAGGAGGGCCGGGACGCATTGCTGGCGGTCCTTGACGGGCGGACGCACAGCCGGTCGTCTGAGGGATTCGGCGTGAGGGATTCGGCGTTGACTCCGCCCGCCGGACCTGCTAGGCTCGAAACGGCCGCTGCGGGGCGGGGACGTTCGACGGTCCGCAGCGGTATGTATGAGGAGTGTGGATGA
- a CDS encoding glycosyltransferase, translating to MRRYAIAVMGRAPEPGRVKTRLVPPLSYEQAAALYRCLLADKLQQVAGLPDIDPYLAYTPLQARPSMMTLVPAGFTLIPQAGSTLGDRLHRLSAILLERGHPAVILIDSDSPTLPTSFLSDAVARLQDGSTDLVLGPTDDGGYYLIGLKRPYRTLFDDIPWSSPTVLAETLQRAAAHRLQATVLPSWFDVDRPNDLTRLRRDLATTATDTAPHTRRFLFG from the coding sequence ATGCGACGATACGCCATCGCAGTGATGGGCAGGGCGCCGGAACCCGGCCGGGTCAAGACACGCCTCGTCCCGCCGTTAAGCTATGAGCAGGCGGCAGCCCTATACCGATGCCTCCTCGCGGATAAGCTGCAGCAGGTGGCCGGGCTTCCCGATATCGATCCGTACCTGGCCTACACACCGCTTCAGGCGCGGCCGTCGATGATGACACTGGTACCCGCGGGCTTTACGCTGATCCCGCAGGCCGGTTCGACCCTCGGAGACCGGCTTCACCGGCTGTCGGCGATCCTGCTGGAACGGGGCCACCCGGCGGTCATCCTGATCGACAGCGACAGCCCAACGCTCCCCACCTCCTTCCTGTCGGATGCTGTTGCACGACTGCAGGATGGGAGTACGGACCTCGTACTCGGTCCGACCGACGACGGCGGCTACTACCTCATCGGTCTTAAGCGCCCCTACCGCACGCTCTTCGATGATATCCCGTGGAGCAGCCCGACCGTTCTTGCCGAGACGCTCCAGCGTGCGGCGGCGCATCGGCTCCAGGCGACCGTACTGCCGTCCTGGTTCGACGTGGACAGACCGAACGATTTGACCAGACTTCGGCGCGATCTGGCGACCACAGCGACCGACACCGCGCCCCATACGCGGCGCTTCCTGTTCGGGTAG
- the leuB gene encoding 3-isopropylmalate dehydrogenase, with the protein MARIAVLAGDGVGPEIIREGVKVLRHVGALFDLPLTLEEGTVGGAAINRCGVPLPPDTLSLCRASDAILFGAVGGPQWDDLPVDHRPERGLLALRKELGLYANLRPVKLFAPLVDASPLKREVIEGVDLLVLRELTGGLYFGEPKGIGPAHDGNGERAVDTLSYTTCEIERIARIGFQIAARRRKRLTSVDKVNVLASSQLWRRVVVDTAKAFPDIELDHMLVDNCSMQLIRDPRRFDVVLTENTFGDILSDEAAMLAGSIGMLPSASLGDGPGLYEPIHGSAPDIAGQDTVNPLATILSTAMLLRYSLHCEAAATAVETAVGRVLDDGYRTLDIREPSPTRLVGTAQMGDLVVERLVI; encoded by the coding sequence ATGGCTCGAATTGCGGTACTGGCCGGCGACGGCGTAGGCCCGGAGATTATCCGGGAGGGGGTAAAGGTATTACGACACGTCGGCGCGCTGTTCGATCTCCCCCTGACGCTTGAAGAGGGAACAGTCGGGGGTGCGGCCATCAACCGGTGCGGGGTTCCACTTCCGCCGGATACCTTGAGTCTCTGTCGCGCCTCCGATGCGATTCTGTTCGGGGCGGTCGGCGGACCGCAGTGGGACGATCTGCCGGTCGATCATCGGCCGGAGCGCGGCCTGCTCGCATTACGGAAAGAGTTGGGGCTGTATGCCAATCTCCGGCCGGTCAAGCTGTTCGCCCCGCTCGTCGACGCCTCGCCGCTCAAGCGCGAGGTCATCGAGGGGGTTGATCTGCTGGTCCTCAGGGAGCTGACCGGTGGCCTGTACTTTGGCGAACCGAAGGGGATCGGTCCCGCCCACGACGGGAACGGCGAACGAGCCGTCGATACCCTCAGTTACACGACCTGCGAAATTGAGCGGATCGCCAGAATCGGGTTTCAGATTGCTGCGCGGCGTCGCAAGCGGCTGACCTCCGTCGATAAGGTGAATGTGCTGGCCAGCTCCCAGCTCTGGCGTCGCGTGGTCGTCGATACCGCCAAGGCGTTTCCGGACATCGAGCTGGACCACATGCTGGTGGATAACTGCTCCATGCAACTGATCCGTGACCCTCGGCGCTTTGACGTGGTGCTGACCGAGAACACCTTCGGCGACATCCTGAGCGATGAGGCCGCCATGCTTGCCGGCTCCATCGGGATGCTCCCCTCCGCCAGCCTGGGGGACGGACCGGGTCTGTATGAACCGATCCATGGCTCCGCCCCGGATATTGCCGGGCAGGATACGGTCAACCCCCTGGCCACGATCCTGTCGACCGCCATGCTCCTGCGGTATTCGCTCCACTGCGAGGCGGCGGCAACGGCTGTCGAAACGGCTGTCGGTCGGGTCCTCGATGACGGCTACCGAACCCTCGATATCCGGGAACCCAGTCCGACACGTCTTGTCGGTACGGCGCAGATGGGCGATCTCGTCGTCGAGCGTCTTGTCATTTGA
- a CDS encoding ATPase — MIRRLVRDQLRERLARYPAVALIGPRQSGKTTLARSLGGVHFDLEQEPERLRLDLEWDRLATGRTLIVLDEAQSWPDVFARVRGAIDRNRARMGRFLLLGSVSPALMIQVSESLAGRLSLVELTPFLLSELPTKASRERRWLYGGYPDGGVLEPERYPQWQMDYLSLLSQRDLPTWGLPAKPQTTDRLLRMLAALHGQTWNASQVGQSLGLSYHTVDGYLEYLTGAFLIRQLPPYHTNIRKRLIKRSKVYWRDCGLLHALLNVPDQRALLAQPWVGASWEGFVIEQVLGELSSRGRHVNAYHFRTADRYELDLVLDFGNELWAVEIKLTSGPTVEDMARLDSAADMIAASRRFLISQTRRPTGDKRRVSCDLPSFLTYVRGDES, encoded by the coding sequence ATGATTCGGCGATTGGTCAGAGACCAGCTACGAGAGAGACTGGCGCGCTATCCGGCCGTGGCGCTGATCGGACCGCGTCAGAGCGGGAAGACGACCTTGGCACGGTCGCTGGGCGGTGTCCATTTCGATCTGGAACAGGAACCCGAGCGTCTGCGTCTGGACCTCGAGTGGGACCGACTCGCGACCGGCAGGACGCTGATCGTCCTCGACGAGGCCCAATCGTGGCCCGACGTCTTTGCGCGCGTACGCGGGGCCATCGACCGGAATCGCGCGCGCATGGGCCGGTTTTTACTTCTGGGCTCCGTGTCCCCCGCGCTGATGATCCAGGTGTCGGAGTCGCTGGCGGGGCGCCTGTCGTTGGTCGAACTGACGCCGTTCCTCCTGTCCGAACTTCCGACAAAGGCATCGCGGGAGCGGCGGTGGTTGTACGGCGGTTACCCCGACGGCGGCGTGTTGGAACCCGAGCGATATCCGCAATGGCAGATGGACTACCTCTCGCTCCTGAGTCAGCGTGATCTGCCGACCTGGGGCCTGCCCGCCAAGCCGCAGACAACCGATCGGCTGCTGCGTATGCTGGCCGCGCTGCATGGCCAGACATGGAACGCCTCACAGGTCGGACAAAGTCTGGGCCTTTCGTATCATACCGTCGACGGGTACCTCGAGTATCTCACCGGCGCGTTCCTCATCCGGCAGTTACCGCCCTATCACACCAACATCCGTAAGCGATTGATCAAGCGCTCTAAGGTCTACTGGCGCGATTGCGGTCTGCTCCACGCGCTGCTGAACGTACCGGACCAGCGCGCATTGCTGGCCCAACCGTGGGTAGGCGCAAGCTGGGAAGGGTTCGTAATCGAACAGGTGCTGGGCGAACTGTCGTCACGGGGACGACACGTTAACGCCTACCACTTCCGCACGGCCGATCGATATGAACTGGACCTGGTACTGGACTTCGGAAACGAATTATGGGCTGTCGAGATCAAGCTGACCTCTGGACCCACGGTTGAGGATATGGCGCGGTTGGACAGCGCCGCCGACATGATCGCGGCGTCGCGCCGCTTTTTGATCTCACAGACGCGCCGGCCGACCGGCGATAAGCGCCGCGTCTCCTGCGATCTACCGAGCTTTCTCACCTATGTGCGAGGCGATGAATCGTGA
- a CDS encoding protein TolQ — MSVVSLVAQAGLVAKAVLLILVGFSLLSWTLIFMKLGMFRRSQRESAQFIQIFRSAKNLTTVFEESKRFTGSPVVNVFQEGYRELSQLVKGGSAAAPWPAANEPRTTAVDLPLHKEPIELISRTLRHASMKEVAQQERNLIVLATTGNVTPFVGLFGTVWGIMDAFASIGQAGSANLGAVAPGVAEALITTAAGLGAAIPAVIAYNYFVNRVRRQATEMELFGLEFLTLAERILARSR, encoded by the coding sequence ATGAGTGTCGTCAGTCTCGTTGCGCAGGCAGGACTGGTTGCCAAGGCGGTACTGCTCATTCTGGTAGGGTTTTCCTTGCTGAGCTGGACGCTGATCTTCATGAAGCTCGGGATGTTCCGACGCAGCCAACGAGAATCGGCGCAGTTTATCCAGATCTTTCGTTCTGCCAAAAACCTGACGACTGTCTTTGAGGAATCAAAGCGATTTACCGGAAGTCCTGTCGTCAACGTATTTCAAGAGGGGTATCGCGAACTCAGCCAGTTAGTGAAAGGGGGCAGCGCGGCTGCACCATGGCCGGCCGCCAATGAGCCGAGGACCACGGCTGTCGACCTCCCACTGCACAAAGAACCGATCGAACTCATCAGCCGGACCCTCCGACATGCAAGTATGAAGGAGGTGGCGCAACAGGAACGAAACCTGATCGTCCTGGCGACGACGGGCAACGTGACCCCCTTCGTCGGTCTCTTTGGCACCGTCTGGGGGATCATGGACGCCTTTGCGAGCATCGGCCAGGCGGGCTCCGCGAATCTGGGCGCCGTGGCGCCCGGGGTCGCCGAGGCCCTGATCACCACGGCGGCCGGGCTTGGGGCGGCCATCCCGGCGGTCATCGCGTACAATTACTTCGTGAATCGGGTCAGAAGGCAGGCAACGGAAATGGAACTGTTCGGTCTGGAGTTTCTCACCTTGGCCGAACGAATTCTGGCCAGGAGCCGCTGA
- the tolB gene encoding Tol-Pal system beta propeller repeat protein TolB, with protein sequence MRSSAYLRIRRALCLLGLATVTTLPLSVVSAEERYTVDIVRKEAQKITIAIAGFPPLKSGLTNEDPGTRAGSILTDDLKSTGMFDVVDPSFLPVEAARVELGQEKGLLPALSTLKVQALVVGRLSSRDGGLVLEGQLFEVAKGEMLSGKRYAGDTRTLRTMVHRLADEIVFRLTGEKGIASSRIAYVSSVNGAKEIYVMDYDAYNPLLITGNHSINLSPRWSPDGKKIAYTSYRDRNPDLFVIDLETGRRQKISSNPGLNVAPAWSPDGKWLVFSMSSRTGTNLVMIRPDGTGLRQLTHGPHIDISPSFAPNGRQIVFSSDRGGTPQIYVMDIEGTNIRRLTFGAGDYSVSPRWSPRGDKIAFVGKARGSFDIFLISPDGTGLIQLTASSRHNEEPSWSADGRHILFTSTRNGSRHLYMMRADGSNQRQVTRSGGENYLADWSP encoded by the coding sequence ATGCGATCGTCCGCTTACCTGCGTATCCGTCGCGCGCTCTGCCTCTTGGGCCTCGCAACTGTCACGACACTTCCGCTTTCGGTCGTCTCCGCAGAGGAGAGATATACCGTAGACATCGTCCGGAAAGAGGCGCAGAAGATCACCATTGCGATCGCCGGCTTTCCGCCGCTGAAGTCCGGTTTGACGAACGAGGATCCTGGCACCCGGGCGGGCTCGATCTTGACCGATGATCTGAAGAGTACGGGAATGTTTGATGTCGTCGATCCGTCCTTTCTTCCGGTCGAGGCCGCCCGCGTCGAGTTGGGACAGGAAAAGGGGTTGCTGCCGGCATTGTCCACCTTGAAGGTCCAGGCGCTGGTGGTGGGCAGGCTGTCGTCCCGAGACGGCGGGTTGGTGTTGGAAGGTCAGCTTTTCGAGGTCGCGAAGGGTGAGATGCTGTCCGGCAAGCGGTATGCGGGTGATACGCGGACCTTGCGGACGATGGTGCATCGTCTGGCCGACGAGATCGTCTTTCGGTTGACGGGGGAAAAGGGGATCGCCTCCTCTCGAATTGCCTATGTTTCCTCTGTCAATGGCGCCAAAGAGATCTATGTCATGGACTACGATGCGTATAACCCGCTCCTGATCACCGGTAATCACTCCATCAACCTCTCCCCGCGATGGTCTCCGGACGGCAAGAAGATCGCCTACACTTCTTATCGTGACCGGAATCCCGACCTGTTTGTCATTGACCTGGAGACCGGACGGCGTCAGAAGATCTCATCGAATCCGGGACTCAATGTAGCCCCGGCGTGGTCTCCGGACGGTAAATGGCTGGTCTTTTCCATGAGCAGCAGGACCGGCACCAATCTCGTTATGATCAGGCCGGACGGGACCGGACTTCGTCAACTGACGCATGGGCCGCATATCGATATCTCTCCATCGTTCGCGCCGAACGGGCGGCAGATTGTGTTCAGCTCGGATCGGGGTGGGACGCCTCAGATCTATGTCATGGATATTGAGGGGACGAATATTCGGCGTCTGACCTTCGGGGCCGGAGACTATAGCGTGTCGCCTCGATGGTCTCCGCGCGGAGATAAGATCGCCTTTGTAGGCAAGGCGCGCGGCAGCTTCGATATCTTTCTGATCAGTCCCGATGGGACTGGACTCATACAGTTGACTGCAAGCTCGCGTCACAACGAGGAGCCGTCGTGGTCGGCTGACGGTCGGCACATTCTCTTCACCTCGACGCGGAACGGGTCTCGGCACCTGTACATGATGCGGGCCGACGGATCGAATCAGCGACAGGTGACCAGGAGCGGAGGCGAAAACTACCTCGCCGACTGGTCGCCATAG
- a CDS encoding protein TolR — translation MVSPGPGSTERPGGGALSEINITPFVDVVLVLLVIFLITAPMMLRGIDVKVPKTETKNVGPEERLMLTVTKEKAIYLDSQPITLGRLEKVLVGLRQRDTKAAVFLRADEGVPYGVVVKVMDTVKKAGIERLGMVTEPIQPPAKGQ, via the coding sequence ATGGTCTCACCGGGTCCGGGTTCAACTGAGCGGCCCGGCGGCGGTGCGCTATCCGAGATCAATATCACGCCGTTTGTCGATGTGGTCCTGGTACTCCTGGTCATTTTCCTGATTACGGCGCCGATGATGCTCAGAGGCATCGACGTCAAGGTGCCGAAGACCGAGACCAAGAACGTCGGACCCGAAGAGCGGCTGATGCTGACGGTGACGAAGGAGAAGGCGATCTATCTGGATAGCCAGCCGATTACCCTCGGCAGATTGGAGAAGGTCCTTGTCGGACTTCGACAGCGTGACACGAAGGCGGCGGTCTTCCTCCGGGCCGATGAGGGGGTTCCTTACGGCGTGGTCGTCAAGGTGATGGATACGGTGAAGAAGGCCGGGATTGAACGGTTGGGGATGGTGACCGAACCGATTCAGCCTCCGGCGAAGGGGCAGTAG
- a CDS encoding metal-dependent phosphohydrolase, with product MDKQLDSVSSKSSRLLVVDDNAQNAELLTALMEAEGYTVEVATDGQEALSQVVTAPPDLILLDVMLPKVDGYAVCQRLKKEAATRLVPIVLVTALGAEEARIRGIEAGADDFITKPFSRTELKARVRSLLQLKTFTDELEHAEAMLLMLGRTVEAKDPYTRGHCERLSACSVALGKWLGLPSEDLTALDRGGSLHDLGKIGIPDAILLKPGGLSDSEWTVMREHPLIGERICLSLKSLDRVRPIIRHHHERWDGSGYPDRLTGQAIPVTARIMQVVDIYDALRIARPYKPALSVQAACDILRDETARGWRDPDVVRPFIEMVEHSNSNPWGSEDRAP from the coding sequence ATGGATAAGCAACTCGATTCGGTATCCTCGAAATCGTCGCGACTGCTTGTCGTCGACGACAACGCCCAGAACGCCGAACTGCTGACGGCCCTCATGGAGGCCGAGGGGTATACGGTTGAGGTCGCCACCGATGGGCAGGAGGCCTTGAGTCAGGTGGTGACCGCTCCTCCGGACCTGATCCTGCTGGATGTCATGCTGCCGAAGGTGGACGGCTACGCCGTCTGCCAACGACTGAAGAAGGAAGCGGCCACCCGCCTGGTGCCGATCGTGCTGGTGACGGCGCTAGGGGCGGAGGAGGCGAGGATTCGAGGGATTGAGGCGGGGGCGGACGACTTTATCACGAAGCCGTTCAGCCGGACCGAACTGAAGGCCCGGGTCCGGTCGTTGCTGCAGCTCAAGACCTTTACCGACGAGTTGGAGCACGCCGAAGCGATGCTGCTGATGTTGGGCCGGACCGTTGAGGCCAAGGATCCGTACACCCGGGGCCACTGCGAACGGCTGTCGGCCTGCTCGGTTGCCCTGGGCAAATGGCTCGGCCTGCCGTCGGAGGATCTGACCGCGCTGGATCGAGGGGGGTCGCTCCACGATCTGGGAAAGATCGGCATCCCCGATGCGATCCTCCTGAAGCCTGGGGGGCTCAGCGACTCGGAGTGGACGGTCATGCGCGAGCATCCGCTGATTGGCGAACGGATCTGTCTGTCGCTCAAGTCGCTGGACCGGGTCCGGCCGATCATCCGCCATCATCACGAGCGGTGGGATGGGAGCGGCTACCCGGACCGTCTGACGGGTCAGGCGATCCCGGTCACAGCGCGTATCATGCAGGTTGTCGATATTTATGACGCGCTGAGGATTGCCCGGCCCTATAAACCGGCCCTGTCGGTACAGGCCGCGTGCGATATCCTCCGGGATGAGACGGCGCGCGGCTGGCGCGACCCGGATGTCGTGCGCCCGTTCATTGAGATGGTCGAGCACAGCAACAGTAACCCGTGGGGATCGGAGGATCGTGCGCCCTGA